AAAGAGCGATTCAGTGCGACGGGAGGCGCATTTGCATCTACTTTAAAATCCACTGATTTCACGCTGATGGTGGTCTCCTTTGCGGGGCCGGCCCAATATTGACGACAAGAAACGACTACAACAGAAAACTCGGAGGAGACTAAATGGAACGTCGTAAGTTTTTGAAAGGCGCCGCTCTTGGAGCTGGCGCAACCGCATTGGCAACACCGGCGCTGGCGCAAGGTGGCAAGCAGATGACAATCGTGTCGACCTGGCCGCGGGATTTCCCGGGTCTGGGTGTTTCGGCCCAGCGTCTGGCGGCCAATATCGCAAAAGTTTCCGATGGCGCGTTCAACGTTGAATATTTCGCAGCCGGTGAGCGCGTTGGCGCGTTTGACAGCTTTGACGAAGTGGCCAGCGGCAACAGCCAAGCCTATATCGGTGCTGACTACTACTGGGGCGGCAAGCACCCCGGCTGGAACTATTTCACATCCGTGCCGTTCGGCATGTCGACACCGGAATGGCAAGCATGGATCACCTTTGGTGGCGGTCAGGAACTGTGGGACGAGCTGGCGGGTGAATTCGGCCTCAAGAACGTGATGTGCGGTTCGACCGGCACGCAGGCCGGTGGCTGGTTCAACAAGGAAATGAACAGCCCCGACGACTTCAAGGGTCTGAAAATGCGTATGCCGGGCCTTGGCGGTCAGGTTCTGACCAAAATGGGCGCGTCGACTGTTTCGCTTCCGGGTGGCCAGATTTATGAAAACCTTGTGTCGGGTGCGATTGAAGCGACCGAATGGGTTGGCGCCTATAACGACTACTTCATGAAGTTCTATGAAGCGGCCAAATACTATTACACTGGCGGTATGCATGAGCCGGGTGGTGGTCTTGCGCTGGGCATGAACAAATCCTGGTGGGAGTCGCTGAGCGAAACCGAGCAGGCGATCATCACAACCTGTGCACAGGAAGAGCAGCTTCTGTCGCATTCCGAAGCATGGGCGAAAAACGGCGAATACATGGGCAAGCTGGTCAATGACCACGGTGTTCAGGTTCGTGCGTTCAACGACGACATCTGGGATGCGTTTGGTGACGCGGCTGCGGAAGTCTTTGAAGATGTGCGCGACCATTCGGATCTTGCCAAGAAGATTGACGACGGCTTCCAAGGCAAGCTGAAGGAAATCGGTGGCACGCTTGCTGCGTTTGAAGGCACGTTCATCAACCAGCGTAACCGTGTGCTTGGGCTGACATAAGTCGGCTTTGCACGAAGACTATGAGCGGGGCTTTGCATTGGCCCCGCTCTTTCTGCATATAGACGCCATAAAATTCGGCGCGATTGCCTTTTCAGGTTTGCAGCAGGGACGGGAGATTCAATGACAACCGCAAGTGATGTGTCGGCCATACCCAAAGAGGGAGACCCGGCGCCGATTGCCAGGCTGTTCGCCTGGTGTATGTTAGCGGTTCTTGCCGCATTTTGTATTAACAACGTGCTGATCATAGGCTGGGGTGTGCCGAGCCTGAGAGATGTGTTTGCAGGGAACGCAGGCGCGTCCGGGATCATTCCCGCTGCAAGCTATGTGATCTGTCTTGTGGTGGCGGCGGGCTATGTCCTTGGCACCGCGACGCGGGCGATGCGATGGGACGCGATGCTGATCCATCGGTTCAATTGCTATATCATCCGGGCGTGTTTCTGGACCGTGTTGCTGGTGGGGGTTACGGATGCCTTTATCGCCGTGATGCGGGTGGAAAGCCTGTTTGACGGGTTGCTGAGCGAACAGGTCGTGAAAGACATGGGCCGGGTGCAGTTCGTGGCGCCCAATATTCACATTCCGCTGGTGATTGTTGCGCTTGTCGTGGCGCTGTTCACGCGGACATTGGGATTTCACTGGCTGGCGCTGATGATTGTGGCGGCCGAGCTGGCGATCGTGATTTCGCGCTTTGGCTTCTCGTATGAGCAAGCTTTGATGGGCGATCTGGTGCGCTATTGGTATGCGGCGCTTTTCCTGTTTGCCAGCGCGTTCACGCTGTTTGAGGACGGCCACGTGCGGGTTGATGTTCTTTATGCCGGGTTTGGTCCGACCAAGCGCGGTTTTGTTAACGCTTGGGGGACGATCCTGTTGGGGATGTCGACGGCGTGGGTCATCATTTACATCGGTTTCAACGGCAAGCAGTCGATCATCAACAGCCCGGTGGTGAATTTTGAAATCACCCAATCGGGCGCGACCGGGATGTTCATCAAGTATCAGATGGCCGCGTTTCTGGGCATTTTCGCAATCACCATGCTGATTCAGTTTGTCAGCTATTTTCTTGAATCCGTCGCCGATTGGCGCGACCAGCCGGGGCACCGCGAAGTGACCCCGACAGGTCACTGAGGGAGGAACAGGACAGATGGAACTTTATTTCCTCGCTCTTTTGATTTTTGTCATGGCGATTGCGCTTGGCTCGGGCTTTCCGGTGGCCTTTGCGCTGCCGGGGGCGGCGATCATTTCGATCGGTGCAGCGGCTGGGGCTGGCTATCTCTTTACCGGGTCGACGGACGCGTATTTTCATTCCGGCGGGCCGCAGCAGTGGCTGTCGGCGGGTGTGACCAACCTGAGGGGGGTCTATTGGGAGGTTGAGCGAGATACGCTGATTGCGATTCCGCTGTTTATCTTCATGGGCATCATGCTTCAGCGATCGAAAATCGCGGAAGACCTGCTTGTCACTATGGCGCGGCTGTTCGGGCCGGTGCCTGGTGGGCTTGGGATTTCGGTGGTGTTTGTGGGCGCTCTCTTGGCCGCGACGACCGGGATTGTGGGCGCGACTGTTGTGGCGATGGGGTTGATCTCTCTGCCTGCGATGTTGCGTAACAACTATTCGCCCAGCCTTGCCACCGGCACGATTGCGGCCAGCGGCACCTTGGGGCAGATCATTCCGCCGTCGATTGTTTTGATCATCCTTGCTGACCAGTTGGCCAGCGCGACAGATCAGGCATCGACCGCCCGTAAAGCCTTGCACAAGGTGTCGACCGGCGAGTTGTCGATGCCATCCGAATTTGATGTGGCCTCGACCAGCGCGGGCGAGATGTTCCTTGGGGCGTTTGTGCCGGGCATCCTGCTGGTGTTGATCTATATGGCGTATATTCTGGTCTTTGCCATGTTGAACCCCAAGGCGGCACCGGCGGTGCGGACCTCGGGCGGGTTTGACGGCAAATTCTGGGCGGAAGTTGCGCTGACGCTTATTCCGCCGCTGACGCTTATCTTCTTGGTTCTGGGGTCGATCATCACCGGTGTGGCCACTGTGAATCAGGCGGGTGCGATTGGTGCGGCAGGTGCGCTTGTCATGGCGGGGTACCGGCTGACCGAGGATAGCGGCAAGCTTACTTATGTTCCCGCTTTGCTGGGCATGGCGGCATTGGGTTTGCTGTCATTCGCGCTGTCGAATTATGACATGAACCTTAAATCCGCGAGTTCCGCCGAGGATTGGGCGGGCATCTGGATCGGGCTGATTGCCAGTGCGATGCTGCTTGTCTCGTTGGTGTGGAGTGGTTTGCGGGTTCTGAAGATCGAGAACACCATGCACGGTGTGATGATGGAAACGGCGAAGACGACATCGCTGGTGTTCATCATTCTGCTGGGGGCTGCGATGCTTACGGCAGCGTTCCGGGCGTTTGGTGGCGAAGAGCTTGTGCGGGACTTCCTCAATAGTTTGCCGGGCGGGTTTTGGACCCAGTTCATCATCGTGATGCTGGTGATCTTCGTTCTGGGCTTCTTTCTCGATTTTATCGAGATTGCGGTTGTTGTGGTGCCGATTGTTGCGCCGATCCTATTGATGGATCCGAGCGCGAACATCACCGCGGTTTGGCTGGGTGTGATGATCGGTCTGAATATCCAGACGAGTTTCCTTACGCCGCCCTTCGGCTTTGCGTTGTTCTATTTGCGAGGGGTTGCGCCGCAGAGCGTTAAAACCGTGCAGATGTACAAGGGCGTTATTGCATTCATCACGCTGCAGCTTGTTGCGTTGGGAATTGTCGGGGCCTATCCGCCGTTGGTGAATTACC
This genomic window from Rhodobacteraceae bacterium D3-12 contains:
- a CDS encoding TRAP transporter small permease subunit, producing the protein MTTASDVSAIPKEGDPAPIARLFAWCMLAVLAAFCINNVLIIGWGVPSLRDVFAGNAGASGIIPAASYVICLVVAAGYVLGTATRAMRWDAMLIHRFNCYIIRACFWTVLLVGVTDAFIAVMRVESLFDGLLSEQVVKDMGRVQFVAPNIHIPLVIVALVVALFTRTLGFHWLALMIVAAELAIVISRFGFSYEQALMGDLVRYWYAALFLFASAFTLFEDGHVRVDVLYAGFGPTKRGFVNAWGTILLGMSTAWVIIYIGFNGKQSIINSPVVNFEITQSGATGMFIKYQMAAFLGIFAITMLIQFVSYFLESVADWRDQPGHREVTPTGH
- a CDS encoding TRAP transporter substrate-binding protein, whose translation is MERRKFLKGAALGAGATALATPALAQGGKQMTIVSTWPRDFPGLGVSAQRLAANIAKVSDGAFNVEYFAAGERVGAFDSFDEVASGNSQAYIGADYYWGGKHPGWNYFTSVPFGMSTPEWQAWITFGGGQELWDELAGEFGLKNVMCGSTGTQAGGWFNKEMNSPDDFKGLKMRMPGLGGQVLTKMGASTVSLPGGQIYENLVSGAIEATEWVGAYNDYFMKFYEAAKYYYTGGMHEPGGGLALGMNKSWWESLSETEQAIITTCAQEEQLLSHSEAWAKNGEYMGKLVNDHGVQVRAFNDDIWDAFGDAAAEVFEDVRDHSDLAKKIDDGFQGKLKEIGGTLAAFEGTFINQRNRVLGLT
- a CDS encoding SLC13 family permease, which encodes MELYFLALLIFVMAIALGSGFPVAFALPGAAIISIGAAAGAGYLFTGSTDAYFHSGGPQQWLSAGVTNLRGVYWEVERDTLIAIPLFIFMGIMLQRSKIAEDLLVTMARLFGPVPGGLGISVVFVGALLAATTGIVGATVVAMGLISLPAMLRNNYSPSLATGTIAASGTLGQIIPPSIVLIILADQLASATDQASTARKALHKVSTGELSMPSEFDVASTSAGEMFLGAFVPGILLVLIYMAYILVFAMLNPKAAPAVRTSGGFDGKFWAEVALTLIPPLTLIFLVLGSIITGVATVNQAGAIGAAGALVMAGYRLTEDSGKLTYVPALLGMAALGLLSFALSNYDMNLKSASSAEDWAGIWIGLIASAMLLVSLVWSGLRVLKIENTMHGVMMETAKTTSLVFIILLGAAMLTAAFRAFGGEELVRDFLNSLPGGFWTQFIIVMLVIFVLGFFLDFIEIAVVVVPIVAPILLMDPSANITAVWLGVMIGLNIQTSFLTPPFGFALFYLRGVAPQSVKTVQMYKGVIAFITLQLVALGIVGAYPPLVNYLPSRVSFLSETAPPPRNPKLQYCIEEYTGGVFADGAGPGAAIATARELDLSVLPKNLAKDLTSSFDSGDVAIASLNEAFGAEKAVNAAAVEYRPLQIEVRALEKVVRKLEEEADELRVIIGRMHDDSQAERRAELEAKREALLAEAEQLKGEIPGNWEEVHKVFAELTTKEQKARTTYRRQADQSWQAADEVLQVLQSNEAYAALEGDLTAMGDYIRTVPDADPQAEDTVKALEAKFSDVAGSGDVKSALGKARRALRAKRFDREKALAEFAKAEAAYAEQKAWRADAAGLIPGLQAYHDGIRSTLGIRSQDRLNREQALYMAACSAKHRDISLNF